In the genome of Aptenodytes patagonicus chromosome 18, bAptPat1.pri.cur, whole genome shotgun sequence, one region contains:
- the CERCAM gene encoding inactive glycosyltransferase 25 family member 3 isoform X2, whose product MEVLSQSAEPGGSSARGPRSGCPGRCATDHNSDNTTAMLREWLEAVGKDYHSVVWKVQEEPSSYPDELGPKHWSDKRYENLMRLKQEALTYAREQRADYVLFVDTDSILTNNQTLKFLMAQNKSVVAPMLDSQTFYSNFWCGITPQGYYRRTADYFPTKNRQQVGCFAVPMVYATFLIDLRKEETSRLAFYPPHPNYTWAFDDIIVFAYSCQAAGAEVHVCNQQRFGYINVPVKAHQTLEDERANFVHLTLEAMVDGPPMQRSRHISLLPKPLTKMGFDEIFLINLVRRPDRRRRMLASLRELEIAPRVVDAVDGSTLNSSDIKVLGVDLLPGYYDPFSGRTLTKGEVGCFLSHYHVWKEIVSRGLERSVVFEDDVRFEAAFPARLQRLMEELEGAQRDWDLIYLGRKQVNAEDEVPVEGVRNLVVAGYSYWTLAYAISRRGAQKLLAAEPLSKMLPVDEFLPIMYDKHPNEDYKRHFAPRDLLVFSAHPLLVYPTHYAGDSNWLSDTETSTIWDDDAKKTDWAGSQKTLRDSRGGAGHLRSTAHDEL is encoded by the exons ATGGAGGTGCTGAGCCAGAGCGCAGAGCCGGGTGGGTCATCAGCCCGAGGACCACGCAGCGGGTGCCCTGGCAG GTGCGCAACGGACCACAACTCGGATAACACGACGGCGATGCTGCGGGAGTGGCTGGAGGCGGTGGGGAAGGACTATCACTCGGTGGTCTGGAAGGTGCAGGAGGAGCCCAG ctcctacCCCGACGAGCTCGGGCCCAAGCACTGGAGTGACAAACGCTACGAAAACCTGATGAGGCTGAAGCAGGAGGCTCTCACCTACGCACGGGAGCAGCGGGCAGACTACGTCCTG TTTGTGGACACCGACAGCATCCTGACCAACAACCAGACCCTCAAGTTTCTCATGGCACAGAACAAGTCGGTGGTGGCCCCCATGCTGGACTCGCAGACCTTCTACTCCAACTTCTGGTGTGGCATCACGCCCCAG GGATACTACCGCCGGACGGCTGACTACTTCCCCACCAAGAACCGACAGCAGGTGGGCTGCTTCGCTGTCCCCATGGTCTACGCCACCTTCCTGATTGACCTGCGGAAGGAGGAGACGTCACGGTTGGCTTTCTACCCGCCCCATCCCAACTATACCTGGGCCTTCGACGATATCATCGTCTTCGCCTACTCCTGCCAGGCGGCCG GTGCGGAGGTCCACGTGTGCAACCAGCAGCGCTTTGGCTACATCAACGTCCCCGTGAAGGCCCACCAGACGCTGGAGGACGAACGCGCCAACTTTGTGCATCTCACGTTAGAGGCCATGG TGGATGGCccccccatgcagcgctccaggcacatttccctcctccccaagccACTCACGAAAATGGGCTTTGATGAA atCTTCCTCATCAATCTGGTGCGGAGGCCAGACCGGCGTCGGCGGATGCTGGCGTCCCTGCGGGAGCTGGAGATCGCCCCGCGGGTGGTGGATGCCGTGGATGGGAG CACCCTCAACAGCAGCGACATCAAGGTGCTGGGCGTGGACCTGCTCCCTGGGTACTACGACCCCTTCTCTGGCCGCACGCTCACCAAGGGCGAGGTCGGCTGCTTCCTCAGCCACTACCACGTCTGGAAGGAG ATCGTGTCCCGGGGGCTGGAGCGGTCAGTGGTCTTCGAGGACGACGTGCGCTTCGAGGCCGCCTTCCCGGCGCGGCTGCAGCGGCtgatggaggagctggagggggcacagcgTGACTGGGACCTCAT CTACCTGGGGAGGAAGCAGGTGAACGCAGAGGACGAGGTGCCCGTGGAGGGTGTGCGAAACCTGGTGGTGGCCGGGTACTCGTACTGGACGCTGGCCTATGCCATCTCCCGCCGTGGGGCGCAGaagctgctggctgcagagccccTCTCCAAAATGCTGCCGGTGGACGAGTTCCTGCCCATCATGTATGACAAGCACCCCAA CGAGGATTACAAGCGGCACTTCGCCCCCCGGGACCTGCTGGTGTTTTCGGCTCACCCCCTCCTGGTTTATCCCACCCACTACGCTGGAGACAGCAACTGGCTGAGCGACACCGAGACCTCCACCATCTGGGACGACGATGCCAAGAAGACCGACTGGGCTGGCTCGCAGAAGACCCTGAGGGACTCACGGGGTGGTGCCGGCCACCTCCGCTCCACCGCCCATGACGAGCTCTGA
- the CERCAM gene encoding inactive glycosyltransferase 25 family member 3 isoform X1 produces MDYPAGSIALWCATDHNSDNTTAMLREWLEAVGKDYHSVVWKVQEEPSSYPDELGPKHWSDKRYENLMRLKQEALTYAREQRADYVLFVDTDSILTNNQTLKFLMAQNKSVVAPMLDSQTFYSNFWCGITPQGYYRRTADYFPTKNRQQVGCFAVPMVYATFLIDLRKEETSRLAFYPPHPNYTWAFDDIIVFAYSCQAAGAEVHVCNQQRFGYINVPVKAHQTLEDERANFVHLTLEAMVDGPPMQRSRHISLLPKPLTKMGFDEIFLINLVRRPDRRRRMLASLRELEIAPRVVDAVDGSTLNSSDIKVLGVDLLPGYYDPFSGRTLTKGEVGCFLSHYHVWKEIVSRGLERSVVFEDDVRFEAAFPARLQRLMEELEGAQRDWDLIYLGRKQVNAEDEVPVEGVRNLVVAGYSYWTLAYAISRRGAQKLLAAEPLSKMLPVDEFLPIMYDKHPNEDYKRHFAPRDLLVFSAHPLLVYPTHYAGDSNWLSDTETSTIWDDDAKKTDWAGSQKTLRDSRGGAGHLRSTAHDEL; encoded by the exons ATGGACTATCCCGCGGGGAGCATCGCCCTGTG GTGCGCAACGGACCACAACTCGGATAACACGACGGCGATGCTGCGGGAGTGGCTGGAGGCGGTGGGGAAGGACTATCACTCGGTGGTCTGGAAGGTGCAGGAGGAGCCCAG ctcctacCCCGACGAGCTCGGGCCCAAGCACTGGAGTGACAAACGCTACGAAAACCTGATGAGGCTGAAGCAGGAGGCTCTCACCTACGCACGGGAGCAGCGGGCAGACTACGTCCTG TTTGTGGACACCGACAGCATCCTGACCAACAACCAGACCCTCAAGTTTCTCATGGCACAGAACAAGTCGGTGGTGGCCCCCATGCTGGACTCGCAGACCTTCTACTCCAACTTCTGGTGTGGCATCACGCCCCAG GGATACTACCGCCGGACGGCTGACTACTTCCCCACCAAGAACCGACAGCAGGTGGGCTGCTTCGCTGTCCCCATGGTCTACGCCACCTTCCTGATTGACCTGCGGAAGGAGGAGACGTCACGGTTGGCTTTCTACCCGCCCCATCCCAACTATACCTGGGCCTTCGACGATATCATCGTCTTCGCCTACTCCTGCCAGGCGGCCG GTGCGGAGGTCCACGTGTGCAACCAGCAGCGCTTTGGCTACATCAACGTCCCCGTGAAGGCCCACCAGACGCTGGAGGACGAACGCGCCAACTTTGTGCATCTCACGTTAGAGGCCATGG TGGATGGCccccccatgcagcgctccaggcacatttccctcctccccaagccACTCACGAAAATGGGCTTTGATGAA atCTTCCTCATCAATCTGGTGCGGAGGCCAGACCGGCGTCGGCGGATGCTGGCGTCCCTGCGGGAGCTGGAGATCGCCCCGCGGGTGGTGGATGCCGTGGATGGGAG CACCCTCAACAGCAGCGACATCAAGGTGCTGGGCGTGGACCTGCTCCCTGGGTACTACGACCCCTTCTCTGGCCGCACGCTCACCAAGGGCGAGGTCGGCTGCTTCCTCAGCCACTACCACGTCTGGAAGGAG ATCGTGTCCCGGGGGCTGGAGCGGTCAGTGGTCTTCGAGGACGACGTGCGCTTCGAGGCCGCCTTCCCGGCGCGGCTGCAGCGGCtgatggaggagctggagggggcacagcgTGACTGGGACCTCAT CTACCTGGGGAGGAAGCAGGTGAACGCAGAGGACGAGGTGCCCGTGGAGGGTGTGCGAAACCTGGTGGTGGCCGGGTACTCGTACTGGACGCTGGCCTATGCCATCTCCCGCCGTGGGGCGCAGaagctgctggctgcagagccccTCTCCAAAATGCTGCCGGTGGACGAGTTCCTGCCCATCATGTATGACAAGCACCCCAA CGAGGATTACAAGCGGCACTTCGCCCCCCGGGACCTGCTGGTGTTTTCGGCTCACCCCCTCCTGGTTTATCCCACCCACTACGCTGGAGACAGCAACTGGCTGAGCGACACCGAGACCTCCACCATCTGGGACGACGATGCCAAGAAGACCGACTGGGCTGGCTCGCAGAAGACCCTGAGGGACTCACGGGGTGGTGCCGGCCACCTCCGCTCCACCGCCCATGACGAGCTCTGA
- the CERCAM gene encoding inactive glycosyltransferase 25 family member 3 isoform X3 encodes MWGASESSRPARPSPRCGCATDHNSDNTTAMLREWLEAVGKDYHSVVWKVQEEPSSYPDELGPKHWSDKRYENLMRLKQEALTYAREQRADYVLFVDTDSILTNNQTLKFLMAQNKSVVAPMLDSQTFYSNFWCGITPQGYYRRTADYFPTKNRQQVGCFAVPMVYATFLIDLRKEETSRLAFYPPHPNYTWAFDDIIVFAYSCQAAGAEVHVCNQQRFGYINVPVKAHQTLEDERANFVHLTLEAMVDGPPMQRSRHISLLPKPLTKMGFDEIFLINLVRRPDRRRRMLASLRELEIAPRVVDAVDGSTLNSSDIKVLGVDLLPGYYDPFSGRTLTKGEVGCFLSHYHVWKEIVSRGLERSVVFEDDVRFEAAFPARLQRLMEELEGAQRDWDLIYLGRKQVNAEDEVPVEGVRNLVVAGYSYWTLAYAISRRGAQKLLAAEPLSKMLPVDEFLPIMYDKHPNEDYKRHFAPRDLLVFSAHPLLVYPTHYAGDSNWLSDTETSTIWDDDAKKTDWAGSQKTLRDSRGGAGHLRSTAHDEL; translated from the exons aTGTGGGGAGCCAGCGAGAGCAGCCGCCCGGCCAGGCCCTCGCCCCGCTGTGG GTGCGCAACGGACCACAACTCGGATAACACGACGGCGATGCTGCGGGAGTGGCTGGAGGCGGTGGGGAAGGACTATCACTCGGTGGTCTGGAAGGTGCAGGAGGAGCCCAG ctcctacCCCGACGAGCTCGGGCCCAAGCACTGGAGTGACAAACGCTACGAAAACCTGATGAGGCTGAAGCAGGAGGCTCTCACCTACGCACGGGAGCAGCGGGCAGACTACGTCCTG TTTGTGGACACCGACAGCATCCTGACCAACAACCAGACCCTCAAGTTTCTCATGGCACAGAACAAGTCGGTGGTGGCCCCCATGCTGGACTCGCAGACCTTCTACTCCAACTTCTGGTGTGGCATCACGCCCCAG GGATACTACCGCCGGACGGCTGACTACTTCCCCACCAAGAACCGACAGCAGGTGGGCTGCTTCGCTGTCCCCATGGTCTACGCCACCTTCCTGATTGACCTGCGGAAGGAGGAGACGTCACGGTTGGCTTTCTACCCGCCCCATCCCAACTATACCTGGGCCTTCGACGATATCATCGTCTTCGCCTACTCCTGCCAGGCGGCCG GTGCGGAGGTCCACGTGTGCAACCAGCAGCGCTTTGGCTACATCAACGTCCCCGTGAAGGCCCACCAGACGCTGGAGGACGAACGCGCCAACTTTGTGCATCTCACGTTAGAGGCCATGG TGGATGGCccccccatgcagcgctccaggcacatttccctcctccccaagccACTCACGAAAATGGGCTTTGATGAA atCTTCCTCATCAATCTGGTGCGGAGGCCAGACCGGCGTCGGCGGATGCTGGCGTCCCTGCGGGAGCTGGAGATCGCCCCGCGGGTGGTGGATGCCGTGGATGGGAG CACCCTCAACAGCAGCGACATCAAGGTGCTGGGCGTGGACCTGCTCCCTGGGTACTACGACCCCTTCTCTGGCCGCACGCTCACCAAGGGCGAGGTCGGCTGCTTCCTCAGCCACTACCACGTCTGGAAGGAG ATCGTGTCCCGGGGGCTGGAGCGGTCAGTGGTCTTCGAGGACGACGTGCGCTTCGAGGCCGCCTTCCCGGCGCGGCTGCAGCGGCtgatggaggagctggagggggcacagcgTGACTGGGACCTCAT CTACCTGGGGAGGAAGCAGGTGAACGCAGAGGACGAGGTGCCCGTGGAGGGTGTGCGAAACCTGGTGGTGGCCGGGTACTCGTACTGGACGCTGGCCTATGCCATCTCCCGCCGTGGGGCGCAGaagctgctggctgcagagccccTCTCCAAAATGCTGCCGGTGGACGAGTTCCTGCCCATCATGTATGACAAGCACCCCAA CGAGGATTACAAGCGGCACTTCGCCCCCCGGGACCTGCTGGTGTTTTCGGCTCACCCCCTCCTGGTTTATCCCACCCACTACGCTGGAGACAGCAACTGGCTGAGCGACACCGAGACCTCCACCATCTGGGACGACGATGCCAAGAAGACCGACTGGGCTGGCTCGCAGAAGACCCTGAGGGACTCACGGGGTGGTGCCGGCCACCTCCGCTCCACCGCCCATGACGAGCTCTGA